A genomic region of Deltaproteobacteria bacterium contains the following coding sequences:
- a CDS encoding LysM peptidoglycan-binding domain-containing protein — MVAATLLVAGCAALRARLGAPGAEHAPAAWDEAAFARKAIPTHRLRVPDETVIGAVRRYRIRAGDTLLDVARWFDLGYNEIVDANPGLDPWVPPVGTEVVVPTEWVLPCCTYQGIVVNIPELRLYYFRPAPDDPRTTLVTTYPVGLGRDDRRTPRGKFRVRSKQVNPTWYIPESIRREHIAERGDARRAIPGGAPDNPLGGYRLQLTHRLYGIHGTDVPWGIGMQATHGCVRLYPEDIERLFRLVEVGTPVEFTYQPVKVGRRDGAAYVEVERDIYRYTRSLAGAARTALAREKLASRVDRRLLDAALASPTGVPLRVSPDGRRAL, encoded by the coding sequence TTGGTCGCGGCGACGCTCCTCGTCGCCGGCTGCGCGGCGCTGCGCGCGCGCCTGGGCGCGCCCGGAGCCGAACACGCGCCGGCGGCGTGGGACGAGGCGGCCTTCGCGCGGAAGGCGATCCCGACCCACCGCCTGCGCGTGCCGGATGAGACGGTCATCGGCGCCGTCCGCCGCTACCGCATCCGCGCCGGCGACACGCTGCTCGACGTCGCGCGCTGGTTCGACCTCGGCTACAACGAGATCGTCGACGCGAACCCGGGCCTCGACCCGTGGGTGCCGCCCGTCGGCACCGAGGTGGTCGTGCCGACCGAGTGGGTGCTGCCCTGCTGCACGTACCAGGGCATCGTGGTCAACATCCCCGAGCTCCGGCTCTACTACTTCCGCCCCGCGCCCGACGATCCGCGAACGACGCTCGTCACCACGTACCCCGTCGGCCTCGGGCGCGACGACCGGCGCACGCCGCGCGGCAAGTTCCGGGTGCGATCGAAGCAGGTGAACCCGACCTGGTACATCCCGGAGTCGATCCGCCGCGAGCACATCGCGGAGCGCGGCGACGCGCGGCGCGCCATCCCGGGCGGCGCGCCCGACAACCCGCTCGGCGGCTACCGCCTCCAGCTGACGCACCGGCTCTACGGCATCCACGGCACGGACGTCCCGTGGGGCATCGGCATGCAGGCGACCCACGGCTGCGTCCGTCTCTACCCCGAGGACATCGAGCGGCTCTTCCGGCTGGTGGAGGTCGGCACGCCGGTCGAGTTCACCTACCAGCCGGTGAAGGTCGGCCGGCGCGATGGCGCGGCCTACGTCGAGGTGGAGCGGGACATCTACCGCTACACGCGCTCGCTCGCCGGCGCGGCGCGCACCGCCCTCGCGCGCGAGAAGCTCGCGAGCCGCGTGGACCGGCGGCTCCTCGACGCCGCGCTCGCGAGCCCGACGGGGGTCCCGCTCCGCGTCTCGCCCGACGGCCGGCGCGCGTTGTGA
- a CDS encoding NCS2 family permease: MIDRLFQLRARGTDLRTEVVGGASTFAALSYIVFVQPAVLATTGMEPGAVLAATCLASAFATALMGLWANYPIAVAPAMGHNFYFALVVAGPVAAGGLGCSWQVALGANCIAGVLFLVLSLVGLRERLIDAIPASLKHAIAAGIGLLLALVGLEWAGVVRAAPGTLVRLGDLHHPAVLVAMGGTLLVGVLRARRYRGAILAGTLATGVAAVALGLVPYHRLLAAPPSLAPTFARLD; encoded by the coding sequence GTGATCGACCGTCTCTTCCAGCTCCGCGCCCGCGGCACCGATCTGCGCACCGAGGTGGTCGGTGGGGCGAGCACGTTCGCCGCACTCTCCTACATCGTCTTCGTGCAGCCCGCCGTGCTGGCGACGACGGGCATGGAGCCAGGCGCCGTGCTTGCCGCCACCTGCCTCGCCTCGGCGTTCGCGACCGCGCTCATGGGGCTGTGGGCCAACTACCCGATCGCGGTGGCCCCGGCGATGGGGCACAACTTCTACTTCGCCCTGGTGGTGGCGGGCCCGGTGGCGGCGGGCGGGCTCGGCTGCTCGTGGCAGGTGGCGCTAGGCGCGAACTGCATCGCGGGCGTCCTCTTCCTCGTCCTCTCACTGGTCGGGCTCCGCGAGCGGCTGATCGATGCGATCCCGGCGTCGCTCAAGCACGCGATCGCGGCCGGGATCGGGCTCCTCCTGGCGCTCGTCGGCCTCGAGTGGGCCGGGGTGGTGCGTGCGGCGCCGGGCACGCTCGTCCGGCTGGGCGACCTGCACCATCCGGCCGTGCTGGTGGCGATGGGCGGCACGCTGCTCGTCGGGGTGCTGCGCGCGCGCCGGTACCGGGGGGCGATCCTGGCGGGCACGCTCGCGACCGGCGTCGCGGCGGTCGCGCTGGGCCTCGTGCCGTACCACCGCCTGCTGGCGGCGCCGCCGTCGCTCGCGCCCACGTTCGCACGTCTCGAC
- a CDS encoding DUF2339 domain-containing protein — MLGLVCVVALVLAVVAIARTATGGSLAERIAALEREVQQLRALLRAREAAPDHAEKREPARAPVAAPETVPPQAAAPPFRERPAAPPPPPAGAPRPAVPPPVSAPRVEIDWEQLFGVRAAAGLGGVALALAGLLFFKYSIEHGLIPPWLRVVLGTVVGVASIAGSEWTLRRRYARTADALAGAGMVVLYAAFWAASIRYSLVPIPVAFVLMVAVTASGCILSWRHGSQVIASLGLVGGFLTPLLLSTGADRPIGLFGYVLLLDTGLLYLARQRRWPVLALLSLAGTVFYQALWIGTRMGPDRLLLGLAILGAFALLFAVAPRLAGGEETDLEWLIAQAGGVLVPFAFVLYFASRTRLGLHFHPYGILLVPLSAAAGWITRVQRTYRIGLGAAAATVAILGAWLFTRAVGAGLAWEAALWCVVLALTFHVFVEWEHEPGGVGSPAPAAIFASLGFFVLLIVGSASTSLAQPWPWLAGSAGLAVLLIRHATFPSREFLHLVAAFGMGVALAEVESVHGRQLGFPPPWVYFAVLLGAALAFQVVALARRAPEARRMAEYGAAGLAALLLLARVPVPGAPLPPLWLFHGTTLALGVLVALSATRLCSGPGVLGAALATAFVQWGWTGALRGPGETTPLLLQGAAVLLFTAWPFLAGARFRADRFAWYGAALAAPAWFLSLRRLYLFRFGAGTIGLLPVVLALVSLAAAVRARERWAESDPIRVGVIAWFGAVAMGFVTVAIPLQLEKEWITIGWALEGLAVTALWVRLDYPGLKYFGLALLWAVTVRLVANPAVLGYYPRPAFRIVNWLLYTYLVPAVALLGTAALLRPRELARARGWERERLYVHGMPAGALGAGFAALVVIFVWINLAIADWFATGPMLHVSFERMAGRDLTTSLAWAVYALVLLAIGMSRRSIGLRWVSLGLFMITIAKVFLHDLGQLHDLYRVASLLGLALALIAVSLAYQRFVFRGPSAEGT; from the coding sequence ATGCTCGGGCTGGTCTGTGTCGTAGCGCTCGTCCTGGCGGTCGTCGCCATCGCCCGCACCGCCACGGGCGGCTCGTTGGCGGAGCGCATCGCCGCGCTCGAGCGCGAGGTGCAGCAGCTGCGCGCGCTGCTCCGGGCGCGGGAAGCGGCGCCCGACCACGCGGAGAAGCGGGAGCCGGCGCGGGCACCCGTGGCAGCGCCCGAGACGGTGCCGCCGCAGGCGGCCGCTCCGCCGTTCCGCGAGCGCCCCGCGGCCCCGCCTCCGCCGCCGGCGGGCGCCCCGCGGCCCGCCGTCCCGCCGCCCGTCTCCGCGCCGCGCGTGGAGATCGACTGGGAGCAGCTCTTCGGTGTCCGCGCGGCGGCGGGGCTCGGCGGCGTCGCCCTCGCCCTGGCCGGGCTTCTCTTCTTCAAGTACTCGATCGAGCACGGGCTGATCCCGCCCTGGCTGCGCGTCGTGCTCGGCACCGTGGTCGGCGTCGCCTCCATTGCCGGCTCGGAGTGGACGCTCCGCCGGCGGTACGCGCGCACGGCAGACGCGCTCGCCGGCGCCGGCATGGTCGTCCTCTACGCCGCGTTCTGGGCCGCGAGCATCCGCTACAGCCTCGTGCCCATACCGGTTGCGTTCGTGCTGATGGTCGCCGTGACCGCCAGCGGCTGCATCCTCTCCTGGCGGCACGGGTCGCAGGTGATCGCGTCGCTCGGTCTGGTGGGCGGCTTCTTGACGCCGCTCCTGCTCTCGACCGGCGCGGATCGGCCCATCGGCCTCTTCGGCTATGTCCTCCTCCTCGACACCGGGCTCCTCTACCTGGCGCGGCAGCGGCGCTGGCCCGTGCTCGCGCTGCTCAGCCTGGCGGGCACCGTCTTCTACCAGGCGCTCTGGATCGGGACGCGCATGGGGCCGGACCGCCTGCTGCTCGGGCTCGCCATCCTGGGCGCGTTCGCCCTCCTCTTCGCCGTGGCGCCGCGGCTCGCCGGCGGCGAGGAAACCGACCTCGAATGGCTCATCGCCCAGGCCGGCGGCGTGCTCGTGCCCTTCGCCTTCGTGCTCTACTTCGCGAGCCGCACGCGCCTGGGCTTGCACTTCCATCCGTACGGCATCCTGCTCGTCCCGCTCTCGGCCGCCGCCGGCTGGATCACGCGGGTGCAGCGCACCTACCGCATCGGGCTCGGCGCGGCCGCGGCGACGGTCGCTATCCTGGGCGCGTGGCTCTTCACGCGCGCGGTGGGGGCAGGGCTCGCGTGGGAGGCGGCGCTCTGGTGCGTGGTCCTCGCGCTCACGTTCCACGTCTTCGTCGAGTGGGAGCACGAGCCGGGCGGCGTCGGCAGCCCCGCGCCGGCCGCCATCTTCGCGAGCCTCGGCTTCTTCGTGCTCCTGATCGTCGGGTCGGCCAGCACGTCGCTGGCGCAGCCGTGGCCGTGGCTCGCCGGCTCGGCCGGGCTCGCGGTTCTCCTCATCCGGCACGCGACCTTCCCCTCGCGGGAGTTCCTGCACCTCGTGGCGGCGTTCGGGATGGGCGTCGCGCTCGCGGAGGTCGAGAGCGTCCACGGCCGGCAGCTCGGATTTCCGCCGCCGTGGGTGTACTTCGCCGTCCTGCTCGGCGCGGCGCTCGCCTTCCAGGTGGTCGCGCTCGCGCGCCGCGCGCCCGAGGCCCGCCGCATGGCCGAGTACGGGGCCGCCGGGCTGGCCGCGCTGCTGCTCCTCGCGCGCGTGCCCGTGCCGGGCGCGCCGCTCCCGCCGCTCTGGCTGTTCCATGGCACGACGCTCGCCCTCGGCGTGCTGGTCGCGCTCAGCGCGACGCGCCTCTGCTCCGGTCCGGGGGTGCTCGGGGCGGCGCTCGCCACCGCGTTCGTGCAGTGGGGCTGGACGGGGGCGTTGCGCGGCCCCGGCGAGACCACGCCGCTCCTCCTGCAGGGGGCCGCCGTGCTCCTCTTCACCGCCTGGCCGTTCCTCGCCGGCGCCCGCTTCCGTGCCGATCGGTTCGCCTGGTACGGGGCCGCGCTCGCCGCCCCCGCCTGGTTCCTCTCCCTCCGGCGCCTCTACCTGTTCCGCTTCGGCGCCGGCACGATCGGTCTCCTGCCCGTCGTGCTGGCTCTGGTGTCGCTCGCCGCCGCGGTGCGGGCGCGCGAGCGCTGGGCGGAGAGCGATCCCATTCGCGTCGGCGTGATCGCGTGGTTCGGCGCCGTCGCCATGGGCTTCGTCACCGTCGCCATCCCGCTCCAGCTAGAGAAGGAGTGGATCACGATCGGCTGGGCGCTGGAGGGCCTGGCGGTGACCGCGCTCTGGGTCCGCCTCGACTACCCGGGGCTCAAGTATTTCGGGCTGGCGCTGCTCTGGGCCGTCACCGTCCGTCTGGTCGCGAATCCGGCGGTGCTCGGCTACTATCCGCGGCCGGCCTTCCGCATCGTGAACTGGCTCCTCTACACCTACCTGGTGCCGGCGGTGGCGCTGCTCGGGACGGCGGCGCTGCTCCGTCCGCGGGAGCTCGCCCGCGCGCGCGGCTGGGAGCGCGAGCGGCTGTACGTGCACGGGATGCCGGCGGGCGCGCTCGGGGCCGGGTTCGCCGCGCTGGTCGTGATCTTCGTCTGGATCAACCTCGCGATCGCCGACTGGTTCGCGACCGGGCCGATGCTGCACGTGAGCTTCGAGCGGATGGCGGGGCGCGACCTGACCACGTCGCTCGCCTGGGCGGTCTACGCGCTCGTGCTGCTCGCCATCGGCATGAGCCGGCGGAGCATCGGGCTGCGCTGGGTGAGCCTCGGCCTCTTCATGATCACGATCGCGAAGGTCTTTCTCCACGACCTGGGCCAGTTGCACGACCTCTACCGGGTGGCGTCGCTGCTCGGGCTCGCGCTGGCGCTGATCGCGGTCTCGCTCGCGTACCAGCGCTTCGTCTTCCGCGGGCCATCGGCGGAGGGGACGTGA
- a CDS encoding DUF3999 domain-containing protein, which produces MDHDRLGAGGPGGDRALGPPRLPGAQVFRAGAALGRHRPSGRESGGARLLSAAGLPHRELAPLHLPGAGGGAARDGGAAPSAGARPRARLGARAAVRARDAGGRARGRVRRAGRDLRLDQPRDRRLVRDRADAARELRADGGARPDHVARLGGLRARAARHRHEPAEHRAALGEPRPLHDHDREGLSPRPGPVARPLPGGVAARARAGADRGLARVPALRLPRAIGGGDVRRERVLVALLGLVPLPARAEERADADLRRLFPEQAAVFVAAPGGLSRLKVPAEVLAACRPDLSDLRVFDRRGREVPYVIDTGPEARTRVEVKETVEAAILDVQREEMRREQGPPRQRESYALAAPATAPQAGAWELVFRTDRPRFVRRVDITAEAPDGGWRRIVDDGSLFRLPNIAKEKTRVTLPPLAGARLTVTLEGEDGFYLEPRLVFESARFLDPREEASVPLQELARRQADGRTIVELARPHGLVPDVLRLETATPAFDRTIEVWDVRPGGNDVLLGRASLFRLEAIAAVGESEMTLGPARGERLRVEIIDGDSAPLDGLTFAAVVRQPSLVFSLATGGGAEPAAVLYFGGGRAYAPRYDLAGLLPASGQALAGERASAAARLRDPSAAVAARLGSVEANPLFDGAPALGFAMRPGAVVDTRLYSERRALGVRPSSEGLSLLRLRAEDVAHARPDLADVRVVDAAARQWPYLLEPDAAPEWQPLGIPSPLRRERVSRYRLALPVSPIRLDQIVLDTDTPFFDRAFRLTATMEDKRESTLAQGRLVQRIGKPRPVSVDFPPARVVALELVVQDGDDAPLAFRAARARLILPELFLAAPAGDYFLLVGDPKASAPSYELTRVRDVVLAVSSAPVEARASGPNPDYSRARLAIERRGDLVPQVLLWTVLVAAVVVLTALTLRLARSGGDTPPPPA; this is translated from the coding sequence GTGGATCACGATCGGCTGGGCGCTGGAGGGCCTGGCGGTGACCGCGCTCTGGGTCCGCCTCGACTACCCGGGGCTCAAGTATTTCGGGCTGGCGCTGCTCTGGGCCGTCACCGTCCGTCTGGTCGCGAATCCGGCGGTGCTCGGCTACTATCCGCGGCCGGCCTTCCGCATCGTGAACTGGCTCCTCTACACCTACCTGGTGCCGGCGGTGGCGCTGCTCGGGACGGCGGCGCTGCTCCGTCCGCGGGAGCTCGCCCGCGCGCGCGGCTGGGAGCGCGAGCGGCTGTACGTGCACGGGATGCCGGCGGGCGCGCTCGGGGCCGGGTTCGCCGCGCTGGTCGTGATCTTCGTCTGGATCAACCTCGCGATCGCCGACTGGTTCGCGACCGGGCCGATGCTGCACGTGAGCTTCGAGCGGATGGCGGGGCGCGACCTGACCACGTCGCTCGCCTGGGCGGTCTACGCGCTCGTGCTGCTCGCCATCGGCATGAGCCGGCGGAGCATCGGGCTGCGCTGGGTGAGCCTCGGCCTCTTCATGATCACGATCGCGAAGGTCTTTCTCCACGACCTGGGCCAGTTGCACGACCTCTACCGGGTGGCGTCGCTGCTCGGGCTCGCGCTGGCGCTGATCGCGGTCTCGCTCGCGTACCAGCGCTTCGTCTTCCGCGGGCCATCGGCGGAGGGGACGTGAGGCGCGAGCGCGTGTTGGTCGCGCTGCTGGGCCTCGTCCCCCTTCCCGCCCGCGCGGAGGAGCGGGCCGACGCCGACCTGCGCCGGCTCTTCCCGGAGCAGGCGGCCGTCTTCGTGGCCGCACCCGGCGGGCTCTCGCGCCTGAAGGTGCCGGCGGAGGTGCTCGCCGCCTGCCGGCCCGACCTCTCCGACCTGCGTGTCTTCGATCGTCGCGGGCGCGAGGTTCCATACGTGATCGACACCGGCCCGGAGGCGCGCACCCGGGTCGAGGTGAAGGAGACGGTCGAGGCGGCGATCCTCGACGTGCAACGCGAGGAGATGCGGCGCGAGCAGGGCCCGCCTCGGCAGCGCGAGTCGTACGCGCTGGCGGCGCCCGCGACGGCGCCGCAGGCCGGCGCCTGGGAGCTCGTCTTCAGGACCGACCGGCCGCGCTTCGTGCGGCGGGTCGACATCACGGCGGAGGCGCCCGACGGCGGCTGGCGCCGCATCGTCGACGACGGCTCGCTCTTCCGCCTGCCGAACATTGCGAAGGAGAAGACGCGGGTGACGCTCCCCCCGCTCGCCGGAGCGCGCCTCACCGTAACGCTCGAGGGGGAGGACGGCTTCTACCTGGAGCCGCGGCTCGTCTTCGAGAGCGCCCGCTTCCTCGATCCGCGCGAGGAGGCGTCGGTGCCGCTCCAGGAGCTCGCGCGGAGACAGGCCGACGGCCGCACGATCGTCGAGCTCGCAAGGCCGCACGGCCTGGTCCCGGACGTGCTGCGCCTCGAGACCGCGACCCCGGCCTTCGACCGCACCATCGAGGTGTGGGACGTGCGACCGGGCGGCAACGACGTCCTGCTCGGCCGCGCGAGCCTCTTCCGCCTCGAGGCCATCGCCGCGGTCGGTGAGAGCGAGATGACGCTCGGCCCGGCGCGCGGCGAGCGCCTGCGCGTGGAGATCATCGACGGCGACAGCGCGCCGCTCGACGGGCTCACGTTCGCGGCGGTGGTGCGGCAGCCCTCGCTCGTCTTCTCGCTCGCGACCGGCGGGGGCGCGGAGCCGGCCGCCGTGCTCTACTTCGGCGGCGGGCGCGCATACGCTCCGCGCTACGACCTGGCGGGGCTCCTTCCCGCGTCGGGTCAGGCGCTCGCCGGCGAGCGGGCGAGCGCGGCCGCGCGGCTCCGTGACCCGTCCGCGGCCGTGGCCGCACGGCTCGGGAGCGTCGAAGCCAACCCGCTCTTCGACGGCGCGCCCGCGCTCGGCTTCGCGATGCGGCCGGGCGCCGTGGTGGACACGCGTCTCTACAGCGAGCGGCGCGCGCTCGGCGTGCGGCCGTCCTCCGAGGGCCTCTCGCTACTGCGCCTGCGCGCCGAGGACGTGGCGCACGCGCGCCCCGACCTGGCCGATGTCCGCGTCGTCGACGCCGCCGCGCGCCAGTGGCCCTACCTCCTCGAGCCCGATGCGGCGCCGGAGTGGCAGCCGCTCGGAATCCCGAGCCCGCTCCGGCGCGAGCGGGTGTCGCGCTATCGCCTCGCCCTTCCGGTCTCACCCATCCGTCTCGACCAGATCGTCCTCGACACCGACACGCCCTTCTTCGACCGCGCGTTTCGCCTGACCGCGACCATGGAGGACAAGCGCGAGAGCACGCTCGCGCAGGGCCGCCTCGTGCAGCGCATCGGGAAGCCGCGTCCGGTGAGCGTCGACTTCCCTCCGGCTCGGGTGGTCGCGCTCGAGCTGGTGGTGCAGGACGGGGACGATGCGCCGCTCGCGTTCCGCGCCGCCCGCGCGCGCCTGATCCTCCCGGAGCTCTTCCTCGCCGCCCCGGCCGGCGACTACTTCCTCCTCGTCGGCGACCCCAAGGCGAGCGCGCCGAGCTATGAGCTGACCCGCGTGCGCGACGTCGTGCTCGCGGTGAGCAGCGCGCCGGTCGAGGCGAGGGCGTCGGGTCCGAATCCGGACTACAGCCGCGCTCGACTCGCGATCGAGCGCCGCGGCGACCTGGTGCCGCAGGTGCTCCTCTGGACCGTGCTGGTGGCGGCGGTGGTGGTGCTGACCGCCTTGACGCTGCGCCTCGCACGCTCCGGGGGCGACACGCCTCCGCCTCCGGCGTAG
- a CDS encoding zinc-binding dehydrogenase produces the protein MRAAVMRDARLLVDTLPDPVPGPGEILVRTLACGICGSDLHALRHAPRMVEAARESGVPFTLDPARDVVMGHEFCAEVLDFGPHTQRALGRGTRVVSMPLTADASGVQAIGYSNDYPGGYGELMVLSELFALPVPDGLATEDAALTEPMAVGVHAVAKARLEAGDAPLVIGCGPVGLAVIAALRLRGAGPIVAADFSPARRALAERMGAHVVVDPARQRPIEAWQAAAGARPAVLFECVGVPGLLHQLMRDAPREARVVVAGVCMEDDRIRPMHGINKELSLQFVLGYTPEEFAGTLASIAEGSIPVAPMVTGRVGVDGVPGAFEALARPDAHAKILVEPWR, from the coding sequence TCCTCGTCCGCACGCTCGCCTGCGGCATCTGCGGCTCCGACCTGCACGCGCTCCGGCACGCGCCCAGGATGGTCGAGGCGGCGCGCGAGTCGGGCGTGCCGTTCACGCTCGACCCGGCGCGCGACGTGGTCATGGGGCACGAGTTCTGCGCCGAGGTGCTCGACTTCGGGCCGCATACGCAGCGCGCGCTCGGGCGCGGGACGCGGGTCGTCTCGATGCCGCTCACCGCGGACGCGAGCGGCGTGCAGGCGATCGGCTACTCGAACGACTACCCCGGCGGCTACGGCGAGCTGATGGTGCTCTCGGAGCTCTTCGCACTTCCGGTGCCGGACGGGCTCGCGACCGAGGACGCCGCGCTCACCGAGCCGATGGCGGTCGGCGTGCACGCGGTCGCCAAGGCGCGGCTCGAGGCGGGGGATGCGCCGCTCGTCATCGGCTGTGGGCCCGTCGGCCTGGCCGTGATCGCGGCGCTCCGGCTGCGCGGTGCCGGCCCCATCGTCGCCGCCGACTTCTCGCCCGCCCGGCGCGCGCTCGCCGAGCGCATGGGCGCGCATGTGGTCGTCGATCCGGCGCGGCAGCGCCCGATCGAGGCCTGGCAGGCCGCCGCCGGCGCGCGCCCGGCCGTCCTCTTCGAGTGCGTCGGCGTGCCCGGGCTCCTCCACCAGCTCATGCGCGACGCGCCGCGCGAGGCGCGGGTCGTGGTCGCCGGCGTGTGCATGGAGGACGATCGCATCCGCCCCATGCACGGCATCAACAAGGAGCTGTCGCTGCAGTTCGTGCTCGGCTACACGCCAGAGGAGTTCGCGGGCACGCTCGCTTCAATCGCCGAGGGGAGCATCCCCGTCGCGCCGATGGTGACGGGACGGGTGGGGGTGGACGGCGTGCCGGGCGCGTTCGAGGCGCTCGCGCGCCCCGACGCGCACGCGAAGATCCTGGTCGAGCCGTGGCGATGA